CGGGGAGGAACTGGGCCTCGCGGGGACGCTGTCGGTCCTCGCCCTCTTCGCGGCTCTAGGCTATGCGGGTATCCGCGTGGCCGGACGCACGGAGGACCCCTTCGTGAGGTATGCCGCGGGAGGCGTGACCACCTGGATCACGGCGCAGGCCGTGATCAACGTCGGTGCGGTGCTCGGTCTGCTGCCGATCGCCGGTGTCCCGCTCCCGCTGTTCTCCTACGGGGGTTCCGCCCTGCTGCCGACCATGTTCGCCGTCGGGCTCCTGATCGCCTTCGCGCGTGACGACCCCGCCGCGCGGGCGGCCCTCGCCATGCGGCAACCCCGCTTTGGCAGAAAGCGTGCTGCGGTGAGAGGCTCCGCGGGGGCCGCGGGGCCTCGGAGATGGAACACGATGCGACGGCGTGCCTCGGCGGCGCGTTCGTCCGGAGAGCGGTGAATTTCGGTGCATGTCGTACTCGCCGGCGGGGGGACCGCCGGCCACATCGAGCCCGCGCTCGCCCTCGCGGATGCCCTGCGGAGGCAGGACCCGACCGTGGGGATCACGGCCCTGGGCACGGAACGCGGACTTGAGACCCGACTCGTACCCGAGCGCGGCTACGAACTCGCGCTCATTCCCGCCGTACCGCTGCCGCGCAAGCCCACCCCCGAACTGATCACGGTGCCCGGACGGCTGCGCGGCACGATCAAGGCCGTCGAGCAGATCATGGAGCGGACCAAGGCGGACGCGGTCGTCGGCTTCGGCGGCTACGTGGCCCTGCCCGGCTACCTGGCGGCCAAGCGCCTCGGCGTGCCGATCATCATCCACGAGGCCAACGCGCGCCCCGGCCTGGCCAACAAGATCGGCTCGCGGTACGCGGCCCAGGTCGCCGTCTCCACGCCCGACAGCAAGCTCCGCGGCGCCAGGTACATCGGCATCCCGCTGCGCCGCTCCATCGCCACCCTCGACCGTGCCGCGGTACGGCCCGAGGCGCGCGCCGCGTTCGGGCTCGACCCGAACCTGCCGACGCTCCTCGTGTCGGGCGGCTCGCAGGGCGCCCGCCGCCTCAACGAGGTGGTGCAGCAGGCCGCTCCGTACCTCCAGCAGGCCGGAATCCAGATCCTGCACGCGGTCGGCCCGAAGAACGAACTGCCGCAGGTGCACCAGATGCCGGGGATGCCCCCGTACATCCCGGTACCGTACGTGGACCGGATGGATCTCGCGTACGCCGCGGCCGACATGATGCTCTGCCGCGCGGGCGCGATGACCGTCGCCGAACTCTCCGCCGTCGGGCTTCCCGCCGCCTACGTCCCGCTGCCCATCGGCAACGGCGAACAGCGGCTGAACGCCCAGCCGGTGGTCAAGGCCGGCGGCGGACTGCTGGTCGACGACGCGGAACTGACCCCGCAGTGGGTGCAGCAGAACGTGCTGCCCGTGCTCGCCGACCCGCACCGGCTGTACGAGATGTCCCGCGCCGCCAGCGAGTTCGGCCGCCGGGACGCCGACGACCTGCTCGTCGGCATGGTGTACGAGGCGATCGCCTCGCGCCACCGCTAGGACCGCATGAGGGAAGGCAGGGAGCGTGGCCGGACCGACGACCGCCGAGCGCGGTGAACGGCAGAAGCTGGAATCCGGCCCGCCCCGGCCGCCCTTCCTCGGGCGGCTCCGCCGCCCTCATAGGCTCATCATCCTTATCCTCGCGCTGGTGTTGGCCGGTGCCGCGACGCTGTGGGTTCTGTACGGTTCGCCCTGGTTGCGGCTGGAGCACGTATCGGCCTCCGGCACAAAGGTCCTGACACCCGGGCAGGTGCGGAACGCGGCCGACCTCCCGGTCGGATCCCCGCTGATCTCCGTCGACACGGGCGCGATCGAGGCGCGGTTGCGCCGGAAACTGCCACGGATCGACTCCGTCGACGTCGTCCGGTCCTGGCCGCACGGAATCAGCCTGAACGTCACCGAGCGGGCCCCGGTCCTGCTGATCGAAAAAGGGCCAAACTTCATCGAAGTGGACGACGAGGGCGTGCGATTCGCCACCGTCCCCGACGCCCCGAAGAACGTGCCCTCGCTGGAATTGGCCGTGTCCCGCCCCGAGTCGCTGCGCCGTTTCCCCGCGGACCGGCTGGTGCGCGCGGCGGTCCGGATCGCCGGGGACATTCCGCCCTCCGTCGCCCGGGACACCCGCGCGGTCAAGGTCCGTTCCTACGACTCCGTGTCGCTGGAGTTGAAGGACGGCAGGACCGTGGAGTGGGGCAGCGGCGAGAAGGGCCGCGCGAAGGCCAGAACACTCACCGCTCTCATGAAAGCCGCTCCGAAGGCCCGGCACTTCGACGTGAGTGCTCCCACCGCCCCTGCCTCGTCGGGGAGTTGACGCACATCTGTGCAGGCCAGCACCCTGGTTGGGCAGTGACATGCCTGATCACATAGGGTGAAAAGAAAAACGGGAGGTTCGGCGTGTTCGTTGAACGTGCGCCACTTGTCGACTTAGTGTCCTGTTCGGAAGAGTCCAAGGAACAGACACACTGGTAACCCTAAACTTCAGCGTTAGGGTTCGGGTCGGCGTTCGGACCGTCCCATTCGGCATCAGTCGTCGGATCGCGAACACCGCGAGGCGACGACACGTAACTCGAGGCGAGAGGCCTTCGACGTGGCAGCACCGCAGAACTACCTCGCAGTCATCAAAGTCATCGGTGTCGGCGGCGGTGGTGTCAATGCCATCAACCGGATGATCGAGGTCGGTCTCAAGGGCGTCGAGTTCATCGCCATCAACACCGACGCACAGGCGCTGTTGATGAGCGACGCCGACGTCAAGCTCGACGTCGGCCGGGAACTCACGCGCGGCCTCGGGGCCGGAGCCAACCCGGCAGTCGGCCGCAAGGCCGCCGAGGATCACCGCGAGGAGATCGAGGAGGTCCTCAAGGGGGCCGACATGGTCTTCGTGACAGCCGGTGAAGGCGGTGGCACGGGCACCGGCGGCGCTCCGGTGGTGGCGAACATCGCCCGCTCGCTGGGCGCCCTCACCATCGGCGTGGTCACCCGCCCGTTCACCTTCGAGGGCCGGCGCCGCGCCAACCAGGCGGAGGACGGCATCGCCGAGCTCCGCGAAGAGGTCGACACCCTCATCGTCATCCCGAACGACCGGCTGCTGTCCATCTCGGACCGCCAGGTCTCGGTCCTCGACGCCTTCAAGTCGGCGGACCAGGTCCTGCTCTCCGGTGTTCAGGGCATCACCGACCTCATCACCACCCCCGGCCTGATCAACCTCGACTTCGCCGACGTCAAGTCCGTGATGTCCGAGGCGGGTTCGGCCCTCATGGGCATCGGCTCGGCCCGCGGGGACGACCGCGCGGTGGCCGCCGCGGAGATGGCGATCTCCTCGCCGCTCCTCGAGGCCTCCATCGACGGCGCCCGTGGCGTCCTGCTCTCCATCTCCGGTGGCTCCGACCTCGGCCTGTTCGAGATCAACGAGGCCGCCCAGCTGGTGAGCGAGGCCGCGCACCCCGAGGCCAACATCATCTTCGGCGCGGTCATCGACGACGCCCTCGGCGACGAGGTGCGGGTCACCGTCATCGCCGCCGGCTTCGACGGCGGCCAGCCGCCGGCCAAGCGGGACAACGTCCTCGGTTCGACCTCGGCCCGACGTGAGGAGCCCGCCCCGGCGCGCGCCGCCGAGAGCCGCCCGTCCTTCGGGTCGCTCGGCAGCGTCACCCCGAAGGAGGCCGCCCCGGAGCCCGCTCCGGAGCCGGTCAACGAACTCCCCGTCTCCCCGCCGGTCCCGCCGTCCCGTTCCTACTCGGACAGCGCGGCCGAGGAACTGGACGTGCCGGACTTCCTGAAGTGATAGGACAGCGCTCCGCAACGAGCGATGCGAGCGGCGCCCACTTCGCCTTCACCGACCGGTGGGGCGGGGTGAGCGCCGTTCCGTTCGAGGAGCTCAACCTCGGCGGAGCGGTCGGCGACGACCCCGGGGCGGTACGCGCCAACCGGGACCTGGCCGCCAAGGCGCTCGGGCTCGACCCGGCCGGGGTCGTCTGGATGAACCAGGTGCACGGTGCGGACGTCGCGGTGGTCGAGGGACCGTGGGACTCCGCGGACATCCCGTCCGTCGACGCCCTCGTCACGACGCGGCGGGGACTGGCACTCGCCGTCCTCACCGCCGACTGCACCCCCGTTCTGCTGGCCGACCCGGTCGCCGGGGTGGCGGCCGCCGCTCACGCGGGCCGGCCGGGCATGGTCGCCGGCGTGGTCCCCGCCGCCGTGCGGGCCATGGTGGAACTCGGTGCCGATCCGGCCCGGATCACCGCCCGCACCGGCCCCGCGGTCTGCGGCCGGTGCTACGAAGTACCGGACGCGATGCGCGCCGAGGTCGCCGCCGTCGAACCGGCGGCGTACTCCGAGACGAGCTGGGGAACTCCCGCGGTCGACGTGACCGCCGGGGTGCACGCACAGTTGGAACGGCTCGGCGTGCGCGACCGGGAGCAGTCGCCGGTCTGCACGATCGAGTCGGGGGACCACTTCTCGTACCGACGGGACCGCACCACCGGGCGGCTCGCGGGCTATGTCTGGCTGGACTGATGGGGCATGACGGACCGTAAGGCTCAACTCGCCGAAAACCTGGCGAAAGTGGAAGACCGCATCGCGACGGCGTGTACGGCGGCCGGTCGTAAGCGGGAAGAGGTGACCCTCATCGTGGTCACCAAGACGTATCCGGCGAGCGATGTGCGGATTCTCTCGGAACTCGGTGTGCGGCACGTCGCCGAGAACCGGGACCAGGACGCGGCGCCCAAGGCGGCGGAATGCGCCGATCTGCCGCTCACCTGGCATTTCGTCGGGCAGCTGCAGACCAACAAGGTGCGTTCCGTGGTCGGTTACGCGGATCTCGTGCAGTCCGTCGACCGTGCCCGGCTCGTCACGGCCCTCTCGAAGGAGGCGGTGCGGACCGAGCGTCGGATCGGATGCCTGATCCAGGTGGCGCTGGACGCGCAGGAGAGCGGTCGCGGCGAACGCGGAGGCGTGGGAACCGGCGGGATCGAGGAGTTGGGCGAACTCGTCGCCGGGGCTCCCGGGCTCCGGCTCGACGGACTGATGACCGTCGCCCCGCTCACCGGTGAGTACGCGGGCCGGCAACAGGCGGCGTTCGAGCGGCTGATGGATTTGTCGACTGTCCTGCGCCGCGCGCATCCGGCTGCGAACATGGTCTCGGCAGGGATGAGCTCGGACCTCGAACAGGCCGTGGCAGCCGGAGCGACACATGTACGCGTCGGTACTGCGGTACTCGGAGTCCGACCCAGGCTCGGGTAACGTCGCCAAGAAGTCGGACCACAGCAGAAAATATGGTCATTTCCGCCGCAGGCGGGCATAACGACCTCGTGGATCGCAGGCACTTGGCAGTTCGTCAGCCGATCCACCACAGAGCGGAGGACTCAGAGCAATGGCCGGCGCGATGCGCAAGATGGCGGTCTACCTCGGCCTCGTGGAGGACGATGGGTACGACGGCAGGGGATTCGACCCCGACGACGACTTCGAGCCCGAGCTCGACCCGGAGCCCGAGCGGGACCGGCGACGGCACGAGCCGCCCCACCAGTCACATCAGGCGCACCAGTCCCAACGGGACGAATCGGTACGAGTGGTACAGCCCTCGGCTCCGCGCGATCCGGTGCCCCATTCCGCTTCGCTGGCCGCGGAGTCCGGGCGTCCGGCACGGATCGCCCCCGTGGCATCCATCACACAAGAACGTCAGCCCCTGGAGAAGAACGCCCCGGTGATCATGCCCAAGGTCGTGTCGGAACGAGAGCCTTACCGGATCACCACGCTGCACCCCCGGACCTACAACGAGGCCCGTACCATCGGGGAACACTTCCGTGAAGGCACCCCGGTGATCATGAATCTCACCGAGATGGATGACACGGATGCGAAGCGACTTGTCGACTTTGCGGCCGGTTTGGTGTTTGGTCTCCACGGCAGCATCGAGCGGGTGACGCAGAAGGTGTTCCTGTTGTCGCCTGCTAACGTCGATGTCACGGCGGAGGACAAGGCCCGCATCGCAGAGGGCGGGTTCTTCAACCAGAGCTGAGACGCGGGACCGGAACACCGCAGGGAAAACAGGGGAGAGGGAAGCACGGGATCATGAGCGTGGTCGGGCAGGTTCTCTACATCGCGCTGATGTGCTTCCTCATCGTGCTGATTTTCCGGTTGGTCATGGACTACGTCTTCCAGTTCGCCCGCTCATGGCAACCCGGCAAGGCGATGGTGGTCGTTCTGGAGGCCACCTACACTGTCACCGATCCACCGCTCAAGCTTCTGCGGCGGTTCATTCCGCCGCTGCGTCTCGGGGGCGTGGCGCTTGACCTGTCCTTCTTCGTACTGATGATCATCGTCTACATCCTGATCTCCGTCGTGAGCCGGCTGTGAACGATACGGTCTTGCCGAATGCCGACGACTACGTTGAGGTGAAGAGATGCCGTTGACCCCCGAGGACGTGCGGAACAAGCAGTTCACGACCGTCCGCCTCCGAGAAGGCTATGACGAGGACGAGGTCGATGCCTTCCTCGATGAGGTCGAAGCCGAACTGACGCGCCTGCTCCGCGAGAACGAGGACCTGCGCGCCAAGTTGGCCGCTGCCACGCGCGCGGCCGCGCAGAACCAGCAGCAGCAGGGGATGCGCAAGCCGCCCGAGCAGCAGGACCAGCAGCAGCAGGGTCCCCCGCAGGGTATGCGCGGTGGCCCGGGTGCTCCCGTGCCCGCGGGCATATCGGGCCCGCCGCAGCAGCAGATGGGCGGCCCCATGGGTGGCCCGCCCCAGCTGCCCAGCGGTGCGCCGCAGCTTCCCGCCGGTCCCAGCGGCCAGGGTGGCCAGCAAGGTCAGGGCGGTCCGATGGGCCAGGGCCCCATGGGTCAGGGTCCGATGGGCCAGGGCCCCATGGGCCAGGGCGGTCCTATGGGTCAGGGTCCGATGGGCCAGGGTCCCGGCCAGATGCAGCAGATGCAGCAGATGGGCGGCCCGATGGGCGGTCCCATGGGTGGCCCCATGGGCGGCCACGGTCCGCAGATGCCGCAGCAGGGCCCCGGTGGCGACAGCGCCGCCCGTGTTCTCTCGCTGGCTCAGCAGACCGCCGACCAGGCGATCGCCGAGGCCCGTTCCGAGGCCAACAAGATCGTCGGTGAGGCCCGCAGCCGCGCCGAGGGTCTGGAGCGCGACGCCCGTGCCAAGGCCGACGCCCTGGAGCGGGACGCGCAGGAGAAGCACCGCGTCGCGATGGGCTCCCTGGAGTCCGCCCGCGCCACGCTGGAGCGCAAGGTCGAGGACCTGCGCGGCTTCGAGCGCGAGTACCGCACGCGTCTGAAGTCCTACCTGGAGTCGCAGCTGCGCCAGCTGGAGACGCAGGCGGACGACTCGCTCGCCCCGCCGCGCACCCCGGCCGCGGCCTCCCTGCCGTCGTCCTCCGCGCCCTCCATGGCTCCCGCGGGCGCCGGTGCCCCGTCCTACGGCGGCGGCAACCAGGGCATGGGTGGTCCGGCTCCGGCCGCGCCGTCCTACGGCGGACAGCAGCAGATGTCGCCGGCGATGACCCAGCCGATGGCTCCGGTGCGGCCCCAGGGCCCGTCGCCGATGCAGCAGGCGCCCTCGCCGATGCGCGGGTTCCTCATCGACGAGGACGACAACTGACGGCCTTGCGTACGCCTTAGGCGTCGGCAGCGTTCAGGGCGGAGCCCCCGGATCATCCGGGGGCTCCGCCCTTTTGCGCTGTCCGTGAGGCGCCGGCGGCGCGGCGGCTCCCGGGCGGGCGCGCGGGAGCCGCACGGCGGGGGCATGTGCGGGGAGGCGCCGGGACGAGGGTGCCTGAGCGGCAGTGGTCGTCCGCGCGTCCTGAACGGGCGTGCGCGCGCGGGCACTTGTGCGGGGGAGGCAACGCCGAAGGCCCGGGGCCGCCAGGAGATCCTGGCGGCCCCGGGCCTTCGGTCCGTACGGTCCCGGCGGGCCGGTGCCGCGGTGTTACGCCTTGCGGAGGCGGAACGTGAGGGACAGGCCCTCGTCCGTGAACGGCTCACCGTAGGCGCCGTCGGCCTCGCCCTGCGCGAAGTCCGTGGCGAGCACCTCGTCGGAGATGAGCGTCGCGTGCTCGGCGAGGGCCGCGGCGACCGCCGGGTCCGTGGAGGACCAGCGGAGCGCGATGCGGTCGGCGACGTCCAGGCCGCTGTTCTTGCGGGCCTCCTGGATCAGCCGGATCGCGTCACGGGCGAGGCCGGCCTGGCGCAGCTCCTCGGTGATCTCCAGGTCGAGGGCGACGGTGGCGCCGGAGTCGGACGCGACCGACCAGCCCTCGCGCGGGGTCTCCGTGATGATGACCTCGTCCGGCGCCAGCGTCACGGTCTCGCCGTCCACCGTGACCGAGGCGTCGCCCTCGCGCAGGGCGAGCGACAGCGCGGCGGCGTCCGTCTCGGCGATGGCCTTCGCGACCGCCTGGACGCCCTTGCCGAACCGCTTGCCCAGCGCGCGGAAGTTCGCCTTGGCGGTCGTGTCGACCAGTGAGCCGCCGACCTCGGAGAGCGATGCGAGGGAGCTCACGTTCAGCTCCTCGGTGATCTGAGCGTGCAGCTCGCGGTCGAGCGTCTCGAAGCCGGTCGCGGCGACCAGCGCGCGGGACAGCGGCTGACGCGTCTTGACGCCCGACTCCGCGCGGGTGGCCCGGCCGAGCTCCACGAGACGGCGGACCAGGAGCATCTGGC
The window above is part of the Streptomyces sp. NBC_01428 genome. Proteins encoded here:
- the murG gene encoding undecaprenyldiphospho-muramoylpentapeptide beta-N-acetylglucosaminyltransferase: MHVVLAGGGTAGHIEPALALADALRRQDPTVGITALGTERGLETRLVPERGYELALIPAVPLPRKPTPELITVPGRLRGTIKAVEQIMERTKADAVVGFGGYVALPGYLAAKRLGVPIIIHEANARPGLANKIGSRYAAQVAVSTPDSKLRGARYIGIPLRRSIATLDRAAVRPEARAAFGLDPNLPTLLVSGGSQGARRLNEVVQQAAPYLQQAGIQILHAVGPKNELPQVHQMPGMPPYIPVPYVDRMDLAYAAADMMLCRAGAMTVAELSAVGLPAAYVPLPIGNGEQRLNAQPVVKAGGGLLVDDAELTPQWVQQNVLPVLADPHRLYEMSRAASEFGRRDADDLLVGMVYEAIASRHR
- a CDS encoding cell division protein FtsQ/DivIB is translated as MAGPTTAERGERQKLESGPPRPPFLGRLRRPHRLIILILALVLAGAATLWVLYGSPWLRLEHVSASGTKVLTPGQVRNAADLPVGSPLISVDTGAIEARLRRKLPRIDSVDVVRSWPHGISLNVTERAPVLLIEKGPNFIEVDDEGVRFATVPDAPKNVPSLELAVSRPESLRRFPADRLVRAAVRIAGDIPPSVARDTRAVKVRSYDSVSLELKDGRTVEWGSGEKGRAKARTLTALMKAAPKARHFDVSAPTAPASSGS
- the ftsZ gene encoding cell division protein FtsZ, which produces MAAPQNYLAVIKVIGVGGGGVNAINRMIEVGLKGVEFIAINTDAQALLMSDADVKLDVGRELTRGLGAGANPAVGRKAAEDHREEIEEVLKGADMVFVTAGEGGGTGTGGAPVVANIARSLGALTIGVVTRPFTFEGRRRANQAEDGIAELREEVDTLIVIPNDRLLSISDRQVSVLDAFKSADQVLLSGVQGITDLITTPGLINLDFADVKSVMSEAGSALMGIGSARGDDRAVAAAEMAISSPLLEASIDGARGVLLSISGGSDLGLFEINEAAQLVSEAAHPEANIIFGAVIDDALGDEVRVTVIAAGFDGGQPPAKRDNVLGSTSARREEPAPARAAESRPSFGSLGSVTPKEAAPEPAPEPVNELPVSPPVPPSRSYSDSAAEELDVPDFLK
- the pgeF gene encoding peptidoglycan editing factor PgeF, which gives rise to MIGQRSATSDASGAHFAFTDRWGGVSAVPFEELNLGGAVGDDPGAVRANRDLAAKALGLDPAGVVWMNQVHGADVAVVEGPWDSADIPSVDALVTTRRGLALAVLTADCTPVLLADPVAGVAAAAHAGRPGMVAGVVPAAVRAMVELGADPARITARTGPAVCGRCYEVPDAMRAEVAAVEPAAYSETSWGTPAVDVTAGVHAQLERLGVRDREQSPVCTIESGDHFSYRRDRTTGRLAGYVWLD
- a CDS encoding YggS family pyridoxal phosphate-dependent enzyme — protein: MTDRKAQLAENLAKVEDRIATACTAAGRKREEVTLIVVTKTYPASDVRILSELGVRHVAENRDQDAAPKAAECADLPLTWHFVGQLQTNKVRSVVGYADLVQSVDRARLVTALSKEAVRTERRIGCLIQVALDAQESGRGERGGVGTGGIEELGELVAGAPGLRLDGLMTVAPLTGEYAGRQQAAFERLMDLSTVLRRAHPAANMVSAGMSSDLEQAVAAGATHVRVGTAVLGVRPRLG
- a CDS encoding cell division protein SepF, whose product is MAGAMRKMAVYLGLVEDDGYDGRGFDPDDDFEPELDPEPERDRRRHEPPHQSHQAHQSQRDESVRVVQPSAPRDPVPHSASLAAESGRPARIAPVASITQERQPLEKNAPVIMPKVVSEREPYRITTLHPRTYNEARTIGEHFREGTPVIMNLTEMDDTDAKRLVDFAAGLVFGLHGSIERVTQKVFLLSPANVDVTAEDKARIAEGGFFNQS
- a CDS encoding YggT family protein; the protein is MSVVGQVLYIALMCFLIVLIFRLVMDYVFQFARSWQPGKAMVVVLEATYTVTDPPLKLLRRFIPPLRLGGVALDLSFFVLMIIVYILISVVSRL
- a CDS encoding DivIVA domain-containing protein; translated protein: MPLTPEDVRNKQFTTVRLREGYDEDEVDAFLDEVEAELTRLLRENEDLRAKLAAATRAAAQNQQQQGMRKPPEQQDQQQQGPPQGMRGGPGAPVPAGISGPPQQQMGGPMGGPPQLPSGAPQLPAGPSGQGGQQGQGGPMGQGPMGQGPMGQGPMGQGGPMGQGPMGQGPGQMQQMQQMGGPMGGPMGGPMGGHGPQMPQQGPGGDSAARVLSLAQQTADQAIAEARSEANKIVGEARSRAEGLERDARAKADALERDAQEKHRVAMGSLESARATLERKVEDLRGFEREYRTRLKSYLESQLRQLETQADDSLAPPRTPAAASLPSSSAPSMAPAGAGAPSYGGGNQGMGGPAPAAPSYGGQQQMSPAMTQPMAPVRPQGPSPMQQAPSPMRGFLIDEDDN